From Nicotiana tabacum cultivar K326 chromosome 20, ASM71507v2, whole genome shotgun sequence, one genomic window encodes:
- the LOC107817375 gene encoding brassinosteroid-responsive RING protein 1: protein MGFPVGYTDLFLPKLLVHILTILGYIRKFICSLLTILGLGDFLEPEMSFPARPESCSELQYSLSAVLIREILPVVKFSELVDPPESCAVCLYEFNGEDEIRRLTNCRHIFHRSCVDRWMDHDQKTCPLCRTPIIPDKMQEVFNERLWLASGISDFCGDFSPIIAGL, encoded by the coding sequence ATGGGGTTTCCAGTAGGCTACACGGACCTATTTCTTCCAAAATTGCTCGTCCACATTCTTACAATTTTGGGTTACATTAGAAAGTTCATTTGCTCCCTTTTAACAATTCTGGGTCTTGGGGATTTTCTAGAACCCGAAATGTCGTTTCCAGCGCGGCCCGAATCTTGTTCGGAGCTCCAGTACTCCTTATCGGCGGTTCTAATCAGGGAGATTTTGCCAGTGGTCAAGTTTTCCGAACTAGTGGACCCACCCGAGAGCTGTGCGGTTTGCTTGTACGAGTTTAATGGGGAGGATGAGATCCGACGGCTCACAAATTGCCGTCACATATTTCATAGGAGTTGTGTGGACCGTTGGATGGACCATGATCAAAAGACTTGTCCGCTTTGTCGAACACCTATTATACCGGACAAAATGcaggaggtttttaatgagaggCTTTGGTTGGCGTCTGGGATTTCTGATTTTTGCGGCGATTTTTCTCCCATTATTGCCGGTTTATAG